AATAGCCCTGTCTGGACAGGGAATCGGGCCGGGGCTACCATAGGAGACGAAACGTTATTTAGATTAGGAGCGAGCAATGATTTGTGCTACAAATCGCTCGTCTTTTCGCCGCCCAAGGGCCGCTCAAAGAGAAGGGAAACCAGGTTGCCGACCGAACGCCCGCTGATCCGATCCAGCCGCTACAGCGAGGACGAATGGCAGACCATCACCAAGGCCGCAGCACGGGCCGGGAAGTCGCCGAGCGCATTCATTCGTGAGGCCGCCCTGGGCCAGAAGATCACGGCGCGGCGTGGTGCGGCCAACGATGCAGCGGTGAAGGAGCTGAACCGCATCGGCAACAATCTGAACCAGGTTGCACGGGCAGCGAACGCCGGGGGGATGCCCGACCTTGAACGGTCGGTGCGGGAGAGCCTGGCCGAGCTGGTAGAGGTCATTCGACGGCTATGATCGGCAAGGCACACACCGGCAAAAGCTTCGGCGGCCTGGCGCGATACCTGCAAAGCGGCGGGAAGGGCGAGCAGGCCGAGCGCGTAGCCTGGGCCGAGAGCCGGAACTTGCCGACCGATGATCCCGAGGCAGCGGCCCGGATCATGCGGGCGACGGCCAACGACAACGCCCGCGTTCAGAAGCCGGTCTATCACCTCTCGCTGTCCTGTGACCCGGACGACAAGCCGGACAAGGCCGAGCTGCTGGACCGGGCAAGCCGCGTGATCGATGACCTGGGCCTGAAAGAGCATCAGGCCCTAATCGTGGCGCACAGCGACACCGACCACACGCATGTTCATATCCTGGTCAATCGGGTTCACCCGGAGACCGGCAAGGCATGGACGAACAGCCATGACTTTGCGCGGATCGAAAAGAGCTTGCGCGAGATCGAGGACGCACGCGGCTTGCGGCAGGTGCCGGGCCATCATG
This genomic stretch from Lujinxingia vulgaris harbors:
- a CDS encoding plasmid mobilization protein: MPTERPLIRSSRYSEDEWQTITKAAARAGKSPSAFIREAALGQKITARRGAANDAAVKELNRIGNNLNQVARAANAGGMPDLERSVRESLAELVEVIRRL